From the Hordeum vulgare subsp. vulgare chromosome 1H, MorexV3_pseudomolecules_assembly, whole genome shotgun sequence genome, the window CGCAAGCGTTGAAGCCTTCTATGTGTCAGACCTTCAGGTTCCCAACGAAGTCGCCAGCCTGAAATTTATCATTCAAGCGTGTGGGCGGGATGGCAGCCGCCAAGAACTCGAGGAATGTCCAAAGTTGTTTTTGGTGCCAGTTGACACTGGCGTGTAACCTTGATATACATACAATTACAATGCAACGATTCGTTCCATTACCATATTTCATTTTATACCCTGATGAAGGAAAGAAGAAAGAAATAAAGTGATTGGGTTGGTATGAGAAGCTGCTGAGAAGTTGATTGCGGTCCTATTTATTTGAACTGTCTCTTTGATATTACCAGTATGCTGGTTGCTTACTACACAAACATTGCTTAGTGCTGTTACTTGTGGAAAAAGCAATCTTTGATGCTTAGAAAATGCGCAAGCTCTTTGAGGTTCACTTCAACTCAAAAAAATCCATATACTGCCTACTTGTAGAGTACGATGCTTGTATTCTACAACCGCTAACCACGATCATCAGAGAGGGATGCAGCCTATGGACTCCAAAATAGGCTCCTCTGGTTTATTCATGTACCTCCTTTTCAGaccatccatggtcatcattttgTTATGAGATATAGTACTAGCCATAGGAAAATCTCAACTTCTGAAGGGAGTTGTATTTCCTATATGGAAGAGGTAATGACTCGAGCCACTCCCCTGtgattactactccctccgttcctaaatataagaccttttagatatttcaatataaataacatacggatgtatatagacgtattttagagcgTACATTCACTTGCTTCATATGTAGTCCATAttaaaatctttaaaaggtcttatatttaagaacggagggagtaattttcTACAGAGCTGGTTGAGTAAACCCTGCTGTTGGTATATTGCTCGATCTTTCAGGACGGCCATGTCATTGGCCTGTTTAATGCTGGTGGCAAGAAAATCCAAAAATTGGTATTGGTGCATTGCAGAGACTTTCAGCTAAACTAATTTATCAACATTCTGGAGAGGCTCTGTTATTGTCAGTAGAAAAAGGTGGAGGATACAATCTTCAGTATATATGATCACAACACTGCACGAAAAAAATataattacattgtcttcctgtgTCTTACAAATGGCAGCATAAATACAGCAAGTATATCAAAGGAAACCACGGTAAGTTGGTGGAACAGCAGGCAAATTTAACTGTACAAATCATCTTCTTCAGCTGCCGTGGCAGCGGACGCGAAAGGATCGGCCGCGGCTGTAGCGCCCCCCACCGGCCGATCAGGGAATCGGAACTCGGTGCCGAAACCACGGGACTGCTGCAGCGTCTGAGCAAAGGCCTGGTATTTGCGAATATCAGCATCGCTCACACTCCGGCGTGCATACCTCATGCTCTCCTCCAAGTGAGCAGCCCTGATCTCATCGACCTCGTCTTCCTCCATGGCTTCAGGGTTGTCCTTCCGCCGCCTCTCCTTTTCCATGTCCTTCTCAATGTTCTCTCTGATGGCATATTTGCACGCACGCTGACAGATCTCCGTGATGTCTGCGCCGCTGAACCCCTGCGTGTATTTGGCGAGCGCATTCAAGTCAACATCCTTGGCCACAGGAGACTTCCTGAGGCAGGCCCTGAAGATCTGGAGCCTGGATTCAACGTCAGGCAGAGGAATGTAGATAAGCTGATCAAGGCGCCCAGGCCGAAGCAAGGCAGGGTCTATGATGTCTGGCCTGTTGGTGGCGCCGATGATGAACACGGTTTTCTTGGCATTCATGCCGTCCATCTCGGTAAGAAGCTGATTCAGCACCCTATCGGCGGCACCTCCGGCATCGCCAACACTGCTTCCTCGCTTGGTGGCAATCGAGTCGAGCTCGTCAAAGAAGAGGACGCATGGTGCCGACCCCCTAGCCTTGTCGAAGATCTCACGCACATTGGCCTCGCTCTCGCCAAACCACATGGTAAGCAGCTCCGGTCCTTTGATGCTGATGAAGTTTGCCTGGCACTCATTGGCAATCGCCTTGGCCAACAAGGTCTTGCCGCAGCCCGGAGGGCCGTAGAACAGAACACCTTTGGAGGGAGCCATGCCAAACTTCTCGAATTTCTCTGGATGCTCCACTGGATACTGGACGGTCTCCTGCAGCTCCCTTTTTACACTCTCCAGGCCACCAATATCTTCCCAAGAGACATTCGGAACTTCGACCATAGTTTCACGAAGAGCAGATGGGTTGCTTGTCCCCAGTGCAATCTTGAAATGGTCATTTGTGACGGCCATGGAATTCAGTATCTCCGCATCAATGGTGTCATCCTCGAGGTCTATGATATCCATCTTCTCGCGAATGCACTGGAGAGCAGCCTCGGTACAAAGGGCAGCGAGATCGGCGCCGACGTACCCATGGGTGTCTCTTGAAACATGCTCCAGCTCAACATCTTCAGCCAGCTTCATGTTCTTAGTGTGAATCCGGAGAACCTCGAGCCGCCCGACCTCATCGGGGACTCCAATGTCGATCTCTCTATCAAACCTTCCAAACCTTCTGAGAGCAGGGTCGATGCTGTTCGGGCGGTTGGTAGCACCCATGACAATAACGTGTGCACGGGACTTAAGCCCATCCATGAGAGTGAGCAGCTGCGAAACGATACGCCTTTCCACCTCTCCGTTGGTCTTTTCTCTCTTTGGGGCTATGGAGTCAATCTCGTCGATGAAGATGATGGCCGGCGCGTTCTTCTCGGCCTCTTCAAACGCCTTCCTGAGGTTGCTCTCGCTTTCTCCGGCGAGCTTCGACATAATCTCCGGGCCATTGATCAGGAAGAAGAAGGCGCCTGTCTCGTTGGCCACAGCTCTGGCAATGAGGGTTTTGCCGGTCCCAGGTGGCCCATACAGCAAGATGCCCTTCGGAGGCTTGACACCAATGGACTTGAACAGCTGGGGGTGGCGCAGCGGGAGCTCAACCAGCTCTCTGATCTGGGCCATCTGCTTCCTGACTCCGCCGACATCGTCGTAGCCGACGTCGTCGAGCCTCTCCTCGTCCTCCCTCTTGACAGGCTCG encodes:
- the LOC123399795 gene encoding cell division control protein 48 homolog E-like, producing LIDDTVQGMTGNLFDAFLRPYFLEAYRPLRKGDLFLVRGGMTSVEFKVVETDPAEYCIVAPDTEVFCDGEPVKREDEERLDDVGYDDVGGVRKQMAQIRELVELPLRHPQLFKSIGVKPPKGILLYGPPGTGKTLIARAVANETGAFFFLINGPEIMSKLAGESESNLRKAFEEAEKNAPAIIFIDEIDSIAPKREKTNGEVERRIVSQLLTLMDGLKSRAHVIVMGATNRPNSIDPALRRFGRFDREIDIGVPDEVGRLEVLRIHTKNMKLAEDVELEHVSRDTHGYVGADLAALCTEAALQCIREKMDIIDLEDDTIDAEILNSMAVTNDHFKIALGTSNPSALRETMVEVPNVSWEDIGGLESVKRELQETVQYPVEHPEKFEKFGMAPSKGVLFYGPPGCGKTLLAKAIANECQANFISIKGPELLTMWFGESEANVREIFDKARGSAPCVLFFDELDSIATKRGSSVGDAGGAADRVLNQLLTEMDGMNAKKTVFIIGATNRPDIIDPALLRPGRLDQLIYIPLPDVESRLQIFRACLRKSPVAKDVDLNALAKYTQGFSGADITEICQRACKYAIRENIEKDMEKERRRKDNPEAMEEDEVDEIRAAHLEESMRYARRSVSDADIRKYQAFAQTLQQSRGFGTEFRFPDRPVGGATAAADPFASAATAAEEDDLYS